One genomic region from Macaca mulatta isolate MMU2019108-1 chromosome 20, T2T-MMU8v2.0, whole genome shotgun sequence encodes:
- the LCAT gene encoding phosphatidylcholine-sterol acyltransferase isoform X1 — protein MGPPGSPWQWVPLLLGLLLPPAAPFWLLNVLFPPHTTPKAELSNHTRPVILVPGCLGNQLEAKLDKPDVVNWMCYRKTEDFFTIWLDLNMFLPLGVDCWIDNTRVVYNRSSGLVSNAPGVQIRVPGFGKTYSVEYLDSSKLAGLCQRAGLGLQAGVLARSRHGPAPGAAAPPTGYLHTLVQNLVNNGYVRDETVRAAPYDWRLEPGQQEEYYHKLAGLVEEMHAAYGKPVFLIGHSLGCLHLLYFLLRQPQAWKDRFIDGFISLGAPWGGSIKPMLVLASGDNQGIPIMSSIKLKEEQRITTTSPWMFPSRMAWPEDHVFISTPSFNYTGRDFQRFFADLHFEEGWYMWLQSRDLLAGLPAPGVEVYCLYGVGLPTPRTYIYDHGFPYTDPVDVLYEDGDDTVATRSTELCGLWQGRQPQPVHLLPLRGIQHLNMVFSNQTLEHINAILLGAYRQGPPASLTASPEPPPPE, from the exons ATGGGGCCGCCCGGCTCCCCATGGCAGTGGGTGCCGCTGCTGCTGGGGCTGCTGCTCCCTCCTGCCGCCCCCTTCTGGCTCCTCAATGTGCTCTTCCCCCCGCACACCACGCCCAAGGCTGAGCTCAGTAACCACACACGGCCCGTCATCCTCG TGCCCGGCTGCCTGGGGAATCAGCTAGAAGCCAAGCTGGACAAGCCAGATGTGGTGAACTGGATGTGCTACCGCAAGACAGAGGACTTCTTCACCATCTGGCTGGATCTCAACATGTTCCTACCCCTCGGGGTAGACTGCTGGATCGATAACACCAG GGTTGTCTACAACCGGAGCTCTGGGCTTGTGTCCAACGCCCCCGGTGTCCAGATCCGCGTCCCCGGCTTTGGCAAGACCTACTCTGTGGAGTACCTGGACAGCAGCAAGCTGGCAGGTTTGTGtcagagggcagggctggggctccaggctggggtgctggCCCGCAGCAGGCACGGCCCAGCCCCCGGTGCTGCTGCTCCCCCCACAGGGTACCTGCACACACTGGTGCAGAACCTGGTCAACAACGGCTACGTGCGGGACGAGACTGTGCGCGCCGCCCCCTATGACTGGCGGCTGGAGCCCG GCCAGCAGGAGGAGTACTACCACAAGCTCGCAGGGCTGGTGGAGGAGATGCACGCTGCCTATGGGAAGCCTGTCTTCCTCATTGGCCACAGCCTTGGCTGTCTACACTTGCTCTATTTCCTGCTGCGCCAGCCCCAGGCCTGGAAGGACCGCTTCATCGATGGCTTCATCTCTCTTGGGGCTCCCTGGGGCGGCTCCATCAAGCCCATGCTGGTCTTGGCCTCAG GTGACAACCAGGGCATCCCCATCATGTCCAGCATCAAGCTGAAAGAGGAGCAGCGCATAACGACCACCTCCCCCTGGATGTTTCCCTCTCGCATGGCTTGGCCTGAGGACCACGTGTTCATTTCCACCCCCAGCTTCAACTACACAGGCCGTGACTTCCAGCGCTTCTTTGCAGACCTGCACTTTGAGGAAGGCTGGTACATGTGGCTGCAGTCACGTGACCTCCTGGCAGGCCTCCCAGCGCCTGGCGTGGAAGTATACTGTCTTTATGGCGTGGGCCTGCCCACACCCCGCACCTACATCTACGACCACGGCTTCCCCTACACGGACCCTGTGGATGTGCTCTATGAGGACGGTGACGACACAGTGGCCACGCGCAGCACTGAGCTCTGTGGCCTCTGGCAGGGCCGCCAGCCGCAGCCCGTGCACCTGCTGCCCCTGCGTGGGATACAGCATCTCAACATGGTCTTCAGCAACCAGACCCTGGAGCACATCAATGCTATCCTGCTGGGTGCCTACCGCCAGGGTCCCCCTGCATCCCTGACTGCCAGCCCAGAGCCCCCGCCTCCTGAATAA
- the LCAT gene encoding phosphatidylcholine-sterol acyltransferase isoform X3: protein MCSSPRTPRPRLSSVTTHGPSSSLEAKLDKPDVVNWMCYRKTEDFFTIWLDLNMFLPLGVDCWIDNTRVVYNRSSGLVSNAPGVQIRVPGFGKTYSVEYLDSSKLAGYLHTLVQNLVNNGYVRDETVRAAPYDWRLEPGQQEEYYHKLAGLVEEMHAAYGKPVFLIGHSLGCLHLLYFLLRQPQAWKDRFIDGFISLGAPWGGSIKPMLVLASGDNQGIPIMSSIKLKEEQRITTTSPWMFPSRMAWPEDHVFISTPSFNYTGRDFQRFFADLHFEEGWYMWLQSRDLLAGLPAPGVEVYCLYGVGLPTPRTYIYDHGFPYTDPVDVLYEDGDDTVATRSTELCGLWQGRQPQPVHLLPLRGIQHLNMVFSNQTLEHINAILLGAYRQGPPASLTASPEPPPPE, encoded by the exons ATGTGCTCTTCCCCCCGCACACCACGCCCAAGGCTGAGCTCAGTAACCACACACGGCCCGTCATCCTCG CTAGAAGCCAAGCTGGACAAGCCAGATGTGGTGAACTGGATGTGCTACCGCAAGACAGAGGACTTCTTCACCATCTGGCTGGATCTCAACATGTTCCTACCCCTCGGGGTAGACTGCTGGATCGATAACACCAG GGTTGTCTACAACCGGAGCTCTGGGCTTGTGTCCAACGCCCCCGGTGTCCAGATCCGCGTCCCCGGCTTTGGCAAGACCTACTCTGTGGAGTACCTGGACAGCAGCAAGCTGGCAG GGTACCTGCACACACTGGTGCAGAACCTGGTCAACAACGGCTACGTGCGGGACGAGACTGTGCGCGCCGCCCCCTATGACTGGCGGCTGGAGCCCG GCCAGCAGGAGGAGTACTACCACAAGCTCGCAGGGCTGGTGGAGGAGATGCACGCTGCCTATGGGAAGCCTGTCTTCCTCATTGGCCACAGCCTTGGCTGTCTACACTTGCTCTATTTCCTGCTGCGCCAGCCCCAGGCCTGGAAGGACCGCTTCATCGATGGCTTCATCTCTCTTGGGGCTCCCTGGGGCGGCTCCATCAAGCCCATGCTGGTCTTGGCCTCAG GTGACAACCAGGGCATCCCCATCATGTCCAGCATCAAGCTGAAAGAGGAGCAGCGCATAACGACCACCTCCCCCTGGATGTTTCCCTCTCGCATGGCTTGGCCTGAGGACCACGTGTTCATTTCCACCCCCAGCTTCAACTACACAGGCCGTGACTTCCAGCGCTTCTTTGCAGACCTGCACTTTGAGGAAGGCTGGTACATGTGGCTGCAGTCACGTGACCTCCTGGCAGGCCTCCCAGCGCCTGGCGTGGAAGTATACTGTCTTTATGGCGTGGGCCTGCCCACACCCCGCACCTACATCTACGACCACGGCTTCCCCTACACGGACCCTGTGGATGTGCTCTATGAGGACGGTGACGACACAGTGGCCACGCGCAGCACTGAGCTCTGTGGCCTCTGGCAGGGCCGCCAGCCGCAGCCCGTGCACCTGCTGCCCCTGCGTGGGATACAGCATCTCAACATGGTCTTCAGCAACCAGACCCTGGAGCACATCAATGCTATCCTGCTGGGTGCCTACCGCCAGGGTCCCCCTGCATCCCTGACTGCCAGCCCAGAGCCCCCGCCTCCTGAATAA
- the LCAT gene encoding phosphatidylcholine-sterol acyltransferase isoform X4 yields MCYRKTEDFFTIWLDLNMFLPLGVDCWIDNTRVVYNRSSGLVSNAPGVQIRVPGFGKTYSVEYLDSSKLAGYLHTLVQNLVNNGYVRDETVRAAPYDWRLEPGQQEEYYHKLAGLVEEMHAAYGKPVFLIGHSLGCLHLLYFLLRQPQAWKDRFIDGFISLGAPWGGSIKPMLVLASGDNQGIPIMSSIKLKEEQRITTTSPWMFPSRMAWPEDHVFISTPSFNYTGRDFQRFFADLHFEEGWYMWLQSRDLLAGLPAPGVEVYCLYGVGLPTPRTYIYDHGFPYTDPVDVLYEDGDDTVATRSTELCGLWQGRQPQPVHLLPLRGIQHLNMVFSNQTLEHINAILLGAYRQGPPASLTASPEPPPPE; encoded by the exons ATGTGCTACCGCAAGACAGAGGACTTCTTCACCATCTGGCTGGATCTCAACATGTTCCTACCCCTCGGGGTAGACTGCTGGATCGATAACACCAG GGTTGTCTACAACCGGAGCTCTGGGCTTGTGTCCAACGCCCCCGGTGTCCAGATCCGCGTCCCCGGCTTTGGCAAGACCTACTCTGTGGAGTACCTGGACAGCAGCAAGCTGGCAG GGTACCTGCACACACTGGTGCAGAACCTGGTCAACAACGGCTACGTGCGGGACGAGACTGTGCGCGCCGCCCCCTATGACTGGCGGCTGGAGCCCG GCCAGCAGGAGGAGTACTACCACAAGCTCGCAGGGCTGGTGGAGGAGATGCACGCTGCCTATGGGAAGCCTGTCTTCCTCATTGGCCACAGCCTTGGCTGTCTACACTTGCTCTATTTCCTGCTGCGCCAGCCCCAGGCCTGGAAGGACCGCTTCATCGATGGCTTCATCTCTCTTGGGGCTCCCTGGGGCGGCTCCATCAAGCCCATGCTGGTCTTGGCCTCAG GTGACAACCAGGGCATCCCCATCATGTCCAGCATCAAGCTGAAAGAGGAGCAGCGCATAACGACCACCTCCCCCTGGATGTTTCCCTCTCGCATGGCTTGGCCTGAGGACCACGTGTTCATTTCCACCCCCAGCTTCAACTACACAGGCCGTGACTTCCAGCGCTTCTTTGCAGACCTGCACTTTGAGGAAGGCTGGTACATGTGGCTGCAGTCACGTGACCTCCTGGCAGGCCTCCCAGCGCCTGGCGTGGAAGTATACTGTCTTTATGGCGTGGGCCTGCCCACACCCCGCACCTACATCTACGACCACGGCTTCCCCTACACGGACCCTGTGGATGTGCTCTATGAGGACGGTGACGACACAGTGGCCACGCGCAGCACTGAGCTCTGTGGCCTCTGGCAGGGCCGCCAGCCGCAGCCCGTGCACCTGCTGCCCCTGCGTGGGATACAGCATCTCAACATGGTCTTCAGCAACCAGACCCTGGAGCACATCAATGCTATCCTGCTGGGTGCCTACCGCCAGGGTCCCCCTGCATCCCTGACTGCCAGCCCAGAGCCCCCGCCTCCTGAATAA
- the LCAT gene encoding phosphatidylcholine-sterol acyltransferase isoform X2, whose amino-acid sequence MGPPGSPWQWVPLLLGLLLPPAAPFWLLNVLFPPHTTPKAELSNHTRPVILVPGCLGNQLEAKLDKPDVVNWMCYRKTEDFFTIWLDLNMFLPLGVDCWIDNTRVVYNRSSGLVSNAPGVQIRVPGFGKTYSVEYLDSSKLAGYLHTLVQNLVNNGYVRDETVRAAPYDWRLEPGQQEEYYHKLAGLVEEMHAAYGKPVFLIGHSLGCLHLLYFLLRQPQAWKDRFIDGFISLGAPWGGSIKPMLVLASGDNQGIPIMSSIKLKEEQRITTTSPWMFPSRMAWPEDHVFISTPSFNYTGRDFQRFFADLHFEEGWYMWLQSRDLLAGLPAPGVEVYCLYGVGLPTPRTYIYDHGFPYTDPVDVLYEDGDDTVATRSTELCGLWQGRQPQPVHLLPLRGIQHLNMVFSNQTLEHINAILLGAYRQGPPASLTASPEPPPPE is encoded by the exons ATGGGGCCGCCCGGCTCCCCATGGCAGTGGGTGCCGCTGCTGCTGGGGCTGCTGCTCCCTCCTGCCGCCCCCTTCTGGCTCCTCAATGTGCTCTTCCCCCCGCACACCACGCCCAAGGCTGAGCTCAGTAACCACACACGGCCCGTCATCCTCG TGCCCGGCTGCCTGGGGAATCAGCTAGAAGCCAAGCTGGACAAGCCAGATGTGGTGAACTGGATGTGCTACCGCAAGACAGAGGACTTCTTCACCATCTGGCTGGATCTCAACATGTTCCTACCCCTCGGGGTAGACTGCTGGATCGATAACACCAG GGTTGTCTACAACCGGAGCTCTGGGCTTGTGTCCAACGCCCCCGGTGTCCAGATCCGCGTCCCCGGCTTTGGCAAGACCTACTCTGTGGAGTACCTGGACAGCAGCAAGCTGGCAG GGTACCTGCACACACTGGTGCAGAACCTGGTCAACAACGGCTACGTGCGGGACGAGACTGTGCGCGCCGCCCCCTATGACTGGCGGCTGGAGCCCG GCCAGCAGGAGGAGTACTACCACAAGCTCGCAGGGCTGGTGGAGGAGATGCACGCTGCCTATGGGAAGCCTGTCTTCCTCATTGGCCACAGCCTTGGCTGTCTACACTTGCTCTATTTCCTGCTGCGCCAGCCCCAGGCCTGGAAGGACCGCTTCATCGATGGCTTCATCTCTCTTGGGGCTCCCTGGGGCGGCTCCATCAAGCCCATGCTGGTCTTGGCCTCAG GTGACAACCAGGGCATCCCCATCATGTCCAGCATCAAGCTGAAAGAGGAGCAGCGCATAACGACCACCTCCCCCTGGATGTTTCCCTCTCGCATGGCTTGGCCTGAGGACCACGTGTTCATTTCCACCCCCAGCTTCAACTACACAGGCCGTGACTTCCAGCGCTTCTTTGCAGACCTGCACTTTGAGGAAGGCTGGTACATGTGGCTGCAGTCACGTGACCTCCTGGCAGGCCTCCCAGCGCCTGGCGTGGAAGTATACTGTCTTTATGGCGTGGGCCTGCCCACACCCCGCACCTACATCTACGACCACGGCTTCCCCTACACGGACCCTGTGGATGTGCTCTATGAGGACGGTGACGACACAGTGGCCACGCGCAGCACTGAGCTCTGTGGCCTCTGGCAGGGCCGCCAGCCGCAGCCCGTGCACCTGCTGCCCCTGCGTGGGATACAGCATCTCAACATGGTCTTCAGCAACCAGACCCTGGAGCACATCAATGCTATCCTGCTGGGTGCCTACCGCCAGGGTCCCCCTGCATCCCTGACTGCCAGCCCAGAGCCCCCGCCTCCTGAATAA